The proteins below are encoded in one region of Hordeum vulgare subsp. vulgare chromosome 3H, MorexV3_pseudomolecules_assembly, whole genome shotgun sequence:
- the LOC123444570 gene encoding uncharacterized protein LOC123444570: MAQVAVESAVSGGVLIGRPAGVPRMKRKTPSELRGEQYKRHTSEKIADDQLFASAPFDRPSNGLRNTEQQKIPKYINTRVTEVFPVKKSRNVGKENCKDALLNNEKAPKFADTVTTSHSVSSSFSRGDSVKLDSSVPSLAEAAKPSFRKAEKYSENALRSVSELHIGDGKQPASNKFDMEKVMKGFGARDASGASNATNVQVGDLPLKSSEVCPSKIKIPGKRAPLDLTLKNTLQFVSSSSVKWCHNLSIAGPITQSYHGGSQNSRCARPGSNKEFLFSRALQSWVYPQSLLPASIISAMLSSNARGDNEFLLKRYQDWEDSFQNLYYMLRKNQVNIFYVYTAQFVALFIRGNCLEKQSCNAYLSQSTRGIRSLLRKHGVRFSMPLCNAEVEQVTDDDLMEFSKIQTLNLGQTLHIDALSEVDNTTESLLSFTGNKSVHGLYDVLLNYKSFLNSLSATDVPVLYSPVPFQNGCFHIPEVICREMRKADTGLASSTGLDEETGSAFAPPPGNMCYSMEIKDVVIPPWVASGICAAMSSDTDHFDLTIGTEPSSMGLNAAFTSVGASGLSKAPSEPSPEGCEAIGIPSAVLVRSLHSASLRRLSYNSGEYLAHTTV, translated from the exons ATGGCACAGGTTGCTGTTGAATCTGCGGTGAGTGGCGGTGTGTTGATTGGGAGACCGGCGGGGGTCCCAAGGATGAAGAGGAAGACTCCTTCGGAGCTGCGG GGAGAACAATATAAGAGACACACATCTGAAAAGATTGCTGATGATCAGTTATTTGCTTCTGCGCCATTTGATAG GCCAAGCAATGGGCTTCGGAATACGGAACAACAAAAAATACCCAAATATATCAACACTCGTGTTACAGAGGTGTTCCCAGTTAAAAAATCCAGAAATGTTGGAAAGGAAAACTGTAAG GATGCTTTACTGAATAATGAGAAGGCTCCCAAATTTGCTGATACTGTAACGACTTCACATTCTGTGTCATCTTCATTCTCACG CGGTGACTCTGTTAAGTTGGACTCTTCTGTTCCATCACTTGCGGAGGCAGCAAAACCAAGTTTCAGGAAAGCTGAGAAATACAGTGAAAATGCTCTACGGAGTGTATCCGAGCTTCACATTGGCGATGGCAAGCAGCCTGCCTCGAACAAATTTGATATG GAAAAAGTGATGAAAGGGTTTggagctcgtgatgcttctggagCTTCCAATGCCACTAATGTACAAGTTGGTGATCTTCCTTTGAAGTCTTCAGAAGTGTGCCCTTCTAAGATAAAAATTCCAGGAAAGAGAGCTCCTTTGGATCTCACTTTAAAGAACACTCTGCAGTTTGTTTCATCATCTTCTGTGAAATG GTGTCACAATTTGAGTATTGCCGGGCCCATTACTCAGAGTTATCATGGCGGGTCTCAAAATTCACGATGTGCAAGGCCTGGGAGCAACAAGGAATTCTTGTTCTCAAGGGCACTGCAATCATGGGTATATCCACAATCCCTGTTACCTGCTTCCATCATATCTGCGATGCTCTCATCAAATGCACGAGGAG ATAATGAGTTCCTTCTCAAGAGGTATCAGGACTGGGAAGACTCGTTTCAGAATCTTTACTACATGCTCCGCAAGAATCAAGTGAACATATTTTATG TTTATACAGCACAGTTTGTTGCTCTATTCATCCGTGGAAACTGTTTGGAGAAGCAGTCCTGCAATGCCTACTTATCACAATCTACACGTGGCATACGGTCACTACTGCGAAAACAT GGTGTTCGCTTTTCTATGCCTCTTTGCAATGCTGAAGTGGAGCAGGTTACTGATGATGACCTGATGGAATTTTCAAAAATCCAAACACTCAATCTGGGCCAG ACACTTCATATAGATGCTTTATCTGAGGTGGACAACACTACAGAATCACTCCTTTCTTTTACTGGCAATAAGAGCGTTCATGGCTTATATGATGTCTTGTTGAACTACAA GTCCTTTCTGAATTCATTATCTGCCACCGACGTCCCAGTGTTATATTCACCGGTGCCATTTCAAAATGGCTGCTTCCATATTCCAGAG GTTATATGCAGGGAGATGAGGAAAGCAGATACTGGCCTGGCCTCCTCTACTGGTTTAGATGAAGAAACTGGATCAGCGTTTGCTCCTCCGCCAGGCAACATGTGTTACAGCATGGAAATAAAGGATGTGGTCATCCCACCGTGGGTTGCCTCCGGCATTTGTGCCGCGATGAGCTCAGACACGGATCACTTTGATTTAAC AATCGGGACGGAGCCCTCCTCCATGGGCTTAAACGCCGCCTTCACCTCTGTTGGCGCAAGTGGCCTGTCAAAGGCGCCTTCAGAGCCCTCTCCCGAGGGATGCGAGGCCATTGGCATTCCCAGCGCCGTCTTGGTCCGCTCCTTGCACTCAGCCTCGCTCCGGCGCCTCAGTTACAACAGTGGTGAATATCTTGCGCACACAACCGTGTGA